The Tepidisphaeraceae bacterium genomic sequence AGATCGTCGGCGGTCCGGCCAATCTCCGTGTATAGCGTCACCAGCGTCTCTCGCTTCGGCGCCTGCGTCGCCTCCACGCCGCCGAACAGCCCACCACCGGCGGCCTTGGCATCTTCGATCGGCGCCGACGCGCCGGCCACCGGGCTATCGGCGGTGCGGTCGAGCAACAGCAGCACCGTGCCAAACGGGTCCTTCGCGGTCGCGCGATAGCCGCGCGACACCTGCACAGGCGGGCTGCTGAACGTCAGCTTCAGCTTCGCCCGATCTCGGTACATCGCCCGCACGTCGTCCACGCGGAAGTAGATCGCCTCGCCCGGCAGATCCGGGTCGGCGTGCAGCACCAGTTCGGCCGAGTCGTCACCCAGCGAAAAACTCGCGATCGACCTTTCCTGCTTCGCCAGTTTCATGCCCAAAACGTCACGGTAATACCGCACCGCCGACTCTAGGCCGGGCACGCGAAGGAGGATGCGGTCGACACGTTGAAGCATGGGAGGCGGAAGTGCTGAATGGCGAACGGTGATTACTGAATACGGCTTACGTTTAAGTCTTCAATCGCAAATCGGCAATCGCAAATCCTCATGCCTTCGCGACGCCTACTGGCTCGTCGCCGCTCAGTTCCGAGGCTTCAGTGACGGTCGGGGCTCGATATCCGCCGCGCAGGACGAACACGCCTGCCAGCAGGTTCCAGAAGACCTGCACGAAGCGTAGCGACATCGTCAGGATCAATGCGTCGGCAACGGTCGCCGATTGGCCGCGCATCAGCAGGTAGGCGAAGAACTCCATCACGCCCGCGCCCTGCGGCGACACCGGCAGCGCGCCCGCCAGCGTGACGACCGGCACCACCACCCAATAGTACCCCGGCTTGATCGGAAGGCCGAACGCCTCGCCCGCGGCCATGGCGGAGATGACGGTAATCGCATGCACCGGCAGGCTCATCGCCAGCACGCCCACCAGCAGGCCCGGCCGGCGGCCATACAACTGCACAACCTCGCGCACGCCCGCCAAATGCCGCTGCATCGGCAAGTGCCGCACGAGGTAGCTCAACCCCAACGCGCGGCGCAACAGCGGCACGTAGTACACGGCCAGCCCGAGGATGACCACCGTGATGATCGCCGCCGACCCGCCAGCCACCTGCAGGCACTTGCGCGTCACCGGATCGTTCCAGTCGCCGGACGACAGCGCCTTGACGCCCGCCACCGTGCCGCCCATCAGCACCAGCGCCAGCAAACCGACCACGCGATCCACCACCACCGACAGCACCGCCCGCGTGCGATGCACCGTGTGCTTTGCAGCGTAGTAGGCCTTCAACAGGTCGCCACCGGTCGAGCCGGGCATAAACGTGTTGTAGAACGCCCCGACCATGTTGATCTGGAACGCACGGGCCGCGCCGATCGGAATCTCAAGCGCGCCCAGCAACAGCTTCCAGCGAAACGATGTGATGAGGTAGTTCAGCGGGAAGATCGCGATCGCCAGCCACAGGATCGAGTGGTCGGCGTGCTTCACGACGTTGATCAGCCCCACGTCGATGAGCGGATACGAGAGCAGATCGTGACTGTAGCTGCCCACGACGCGCGACGGGCTGACCGTCCACACCTCCCCTTCCACCTTGCCGAGGAAGCGCGTCAACAGCGATCGCGGTTCGCTCACCAGAAGTGGCCATTTCGAAACGGCGACCGACCGGTCGGCCGGCACCTTCAGGCCCAGCACGTCGACCGTTCGTCGGCCGGCGCTATCGGTGATGATCTCTAAGCGATCGTACTGGCTGCGAGCAACCAGCTGGTCGCGTGGCACGACCGCAGGCATTCCGGCCGGCGCGTCGTCGGCCAACTTAAAAGTCTGGTCGTGCTCTGTGGCCGGTTCAAGCAGGTGCACCGCCACCGGGCGACCGGTCTGCGGGTCTTGAACGCGCACCTGGTCGTACAGCGAGATGTTCCGAACGACGAACCACACGCCCAGGACGGCCACGCCCCACCGCAGAACGAACTTCAGCCACTTTTTGACCGCTGGTTGCATGTTTCGGATCGGATTGTGCGAGGCCAGCCCACCGGACGCAAGGGTTGCCGCTAGCCGATAAACCCGCGCGCCTTCAGCAGGTCGAGGATCTTCGTAACGCATTCCTCAACCGGCATCTCGTGCGTTGGCAGCACCAGGTCGGCATCGGTGGGTGGCTCGTACGTCGCGCTGACGCCGGGGAACTGCGTGAGTTTGCCCTCGTCGGCCATCCTGTAGGCACCGCTGGTGTCGCGGGCCCGGCAAGCTTCCACGGGCGCTGACAGGTAGACCGAGATGAACCGATCCGGCCCGACCACTTCCTTCGCCTTGGCACGCACGGCATCGTGCGGGGCCACGAAAGCTGCGATGCAGAGCAGGCCACTGTCGTTGAGGATCTTTGCGACCTCGGACGACCGCCGAAGGTTCTCGGAACGATCGTCAGCCGTATGCCCGAGATCGCGGCTCAGCCCCTGTCGCATGTCCGGCCCGTACAACACGGTGACGAGGTGACCGGCATCGAACAGCGCCTTCTCCAGCGCGTAAGCCAGGCTGGCCTTGCCCGCAGATGGCAGGCCATAAATGAGGACGGTTGCGCCCTTCTGCTTCAGCCGCGATTCACGATCAGCGGTGCCGACCTGGCTAGAGCGCGTCTTCAATTGCCCGGCGACGGGCGTCTGGCCCCATAAGTCACCGCCGCGCGATTCGCTGCGCTCCAGGATCATGCCCGCGCCAACGGTGCCGTTGGTCAGGCGGTCGATGATGATAAAGCTGCCAGTGCCGGCGTTGATCTTGTACGCGTCGTACGCGATCGGCTGGCTAAGGCTCAGCAACACGTGCCCCACCTCGTTCATCGCCAGTTGCGTCGCCGGGCGGCGTTCAAGCGTGTTCACGTCGATCGCGGCCCGCATCTCGGCGATCTCGCCCGTCACCGTGCGCGTCGTCTGCTTAAAGTTGTACGTGCGACCCGGCACGAACGGCTTCTCGCTCATCCAGACCACCGTCGCCTCGATCTGTGCCGAAACGTGCGGCGGCGCAGTGGGATGCACCAACATGTCCCCCCGGCTGACGTCGATCTCATCTTCCAACGTAAGCGTGACCGACTGCGGGCTGAACGCCTCTTCCAACTCCCCATCGTACGTGACGATCGACCTCACCTTGCTGCGCCTGCCCGACGGCAGCGCGACGACCTCGTCCCCCTTGCGCACGATGCCCGACGCCACCATGCCGCTGAACCCGCGGAAGTTCAGGTTCGGCCGCAACACGTGCTGCACCGGGAAGCGCATCTCAGCCAGGTTGCGGTCCGACGCGATGTGCACCGTCTCCAGGTGCTGCAACAGCGACGGCCCGTAGTACCAGGGCATGCGCTCGCTCTTCTCGACGACGTTGTCGCCCGCCAGCGCCGACATCGGGATGAACCGCACGTCGGGGATGCCCAGCTTCACGACGAATCCGGTGTACTCCTCCATGATCTCGTCGAACCGCGATTGCGAGAACCCGACCAAATCCATCTTGTTGATCGCCACGATGACGTGCTTGATGCCCAGCAACGACACGATGAATGAGTGCCGCCGGGTCTGCGACTGCACGCCGTGCCGCGCGTCGATCAGGATGATCGCCAAGTGACACGTGCTGGCCCCCGTCGCCATGTTGCGCGTGTACTGCTCGTGCCCCGGCGTGTCGGCGATAATGAACTTGCGCTTGTCGGTACTGAAGTACCGGTACGCCACGTCGATCGTGATCCCCTGCTCGCGCTCGGCCTTTAAGCCATCCGTCAGCAGCGCAAGGTCGACCTCGCCCGCGCCGGTGGTGCCATGCTTGGCACTATCCCGTCGCACTGCCGCCAGTTGGTCGTCGTAAATGCCCTTCGTGTCGTGCAGCAACCGCCCGATGAGCGTGCTCTTGCCATCATCCACGCTGCCGCACGTCAGAAAGCGCAGCAGTTCCTTCCGCTGATGGCGGGCGAGGTAGGTGTTGATGTCTTCGACGGCTTCAGTCTGAGTCATAATTGCTCGCAATGCCCGAATTAATCAATCTAACCGCGGAGGCGCGGAGGACGTGGAGAGAGAGAAGAAAAATCACTGACATCATTCGCTATCCGGCGCTACCGAACGCCTGATGATTTCATCCTCTGCCATTTGCCTGAACAGCTTCCAACCACGGCGGGCCTTGTTGGGCAGCCCTTGCGTCTCTTCCTGAGCTCGACAACGCACAACCTCGCGCTCCAACTCCTTCAGAGACATTCGTTGAAGCTCCGCGAGACGCTTGGCAGCTGCACGGTCGACGAAGGACATGATCGCTCTGCTCCCTCTGTCTCCGCGTCCTCCGCGTCTTTGCGGTGAAGCCTTCTATTAAAAATACCCCTCGCGCTTCTTCTGCTCCATCGACCCCGCTTCATCGTGGTCGATCAGCCGCCCCTGCCGTTCGCTGCGGCGTTCCAGCAGCGTTTCCTGGATGATGTCCGCAACCGTCGTCGCCGTCGATTCGATAGCGCCAGTCAGCGGATAGTCCCCCAGCGTGCGGAAGCGCACCACCCGCATCACGGGTCGCTCGCCCGGCTCCAGCCGCATGCGGTCGTCATCCACCACGATCCACTGTCCGCCGCGGTCGACGCAGGGGCGTTCCTTCGCGAAGTACAACGGTGGCAGCGGGATCGATTCCGCGCGGATGTACTCCCACACGTCCAGCTCCGTCCAATTGCTCAGCGGAAAGACGCGGATGCTTTCACCCGCACCTAGCCGGCCGTTGTACAAATTCCACAACTCTGGCCGCTGGTTCTTCGGGTCCCACTGCATCGCCCGATCGCGGAACGAGTAGACGCGCTCCTTCGCCCGCGCCTTTTCCTCATCTCTTCTAGCCCCACCAAACGCCGCGTCGTGCTTGCCCTTCTTCAGGGCCTGCACGAGCGCCTGCGTCTGCATGTGCGCGCTATATTGCGGCGTGGCGTAGTCGAACGGGTTCACCCCCGTCGCCAGCGCTTCTTCGTTCGTGTAGACCGACAGCGGCAAATCGCAATCGCGACAATACTGATCCCGAAACTCCAGCAGTTCCCGAAAGTCCCACGTCGTCGCGATGTGCAACAGCGGAAACGGCACGCGCCCGGGATAAAACGCCTTGCGCGCCAGATGCGTCAGACAGGCCGAGTCCTTCCCGCCCGAGTACAGCAACACCGGGTTCTGAAACTCCGCCGCCACCTCGCGAATGATGTGGATGCTCTCGGCCTCAAGCTGCTTCAGGTGCGTTAGCGTATAGCTGGTCATCGCGTGCTCTGCCGTGCCCTTTCCCAAGTATGGGGGAAAAGGGGCAGATTATGGAATAACGCGCGCGGTCGCAAGCGATTCGACCCCAAACCGCGCGGCGACCAAAGAAGCGTGTGAACGCCGAGACGCCGAGAACGCCAAGACCGGAGAGAAGAGGAAGATCAGGAATCTGCTTTGCCTGCGCGCCTCTTGCTTTGGCGTCCGCTGTGGCACCAACAATCCGGTCTGTGATTCAGGGCGATCTCCCCCCGCCTTCTCCACCTTATCAATCGAACGCGAAAGCGAGAAAGCGCGAAGAAAGCCGCGAAGGCGCTGCGAAGCCCCTTCCTCCACTTGGGATCGGGTTATTGGTCATTTGCTTGGCATTGGGGCTTGGTCATTCGATCCCCTCTTCCCCTCAAGCCGCCGGCAAGATCGCCTGCTGCGCGTTGGATGCCACCATCACCCGCCCACCCGAGTTCTCTCCATCCCCAACAATCCCCCGCGTCACGTCGTACTTCGCCCGCCCGATCAACGGCGTCGTAATGATATGCTCCAACCACCGATCCCTCAGCTCCCGCGCCGCTGCCACCATCTGCGGGTCCGCCTTCGCCTTCACCCGCGGCTTCGCCTCGCGCGTGGGCTTTTCCACGCGTACCCTCGAAAGACAGCCGACCTCGGGGGACGAGGGGGTCGTTCCCGAGGTCGGCGTGTTGGGCTGCGATTAGCAGAGGGGCGGGTGCGTTAGGCGTCGATGGGCGTGCTGGAGAAGCGGCCGTCGTCGCCGGAGCCGAGGACGATCGAGACGTCGCGCAGCGTGCGGTTCTGCAGGATGAGGCTGGCGGCGCCGCCGACGACGCCGTTGCTGCGGAGGGCGCCGGAGACGATGTCGATCTCGTACAACTGGGTGATCGGGCTGCCGCCGATCGTCAGCGCCGCGTAGCCGACGTTGAAGCCGTCGGCGCGGGTGAGGACGTCGAGGCCCGAGATCGCGCCGGCCTCCAGCGGGCCGTCGGACGTGCGGAGCTGGCCCTCGGTCGTCAGCGTGCCGGCGTTGGCCGGCACCTGTTCGACGAGCGTGTTGGCATCGGTGTCCAGGTCGTACAGCGCGGTGCCGGTCCTGGGGTCGGCGTCGTTGTTGATGTACGCGGCGGCGGTCACGCGCGGGTTGCGGCCGGCGGCGGAGTCGGTCGGGCCGTACACCAGTGGACCGTCGATGATCGTCAGACCGGTGTCGACGTTGATGCGGTAGTTCTCGTCGCGCCCGTTCACCAGGCGCAGGCGGTCGACGGTGGGATTGAAGTTCACGCCGCTCTCGGAGAAGCGAACGTTGAGATTCTCGCCATCGTCGCGCTGGCCGTTGGCGTTCGTGTCGGTGTACAGCGCGGCGACGACGGTCGCGGCGCCGGTGGACGCGTCGAGCGTGATGATGCGGCTCTCCGAGGTCACCCCGTAGAGCGTGCCGATGCGGTTGACACCGTCGGCGGCGTTGAGATCGCTGGGGCGGTAGTCGATGCCGACGACAAGCTCGCCGGCGCGCAGGCCGGTGATCGCGCTGTCGGAGAAGATGACGCTTGGATTGGCGGCGTCGAAGCGGATCAGGCGGTTGTCGGTCTGCAGGCCAACGGCGAGGGCGCTGGCGGCATCGCGCGGGCCATCAAGGTCGCCCGAGCCGGGCCGAATCGTCAAGGCGCGCAGCGAGCGGGGGTCGGCGGAACCGCCGATGATGCCGTTGCTGCGCATGGCGCCGTTGGTGAGGTCGACCTCGTAGAGGCTGCTGTTGGGGCTGCTGCCGATGGTGATCGAGGCGTAGCCGACGTTGAAGCCATCGGCAAGCGTGAGGACGTCGAAGCCCGACCGGAAGCCCGATTCGACGGGGCCGGCTGCGGTGCGCAGCGCGCCGACCGTCTTCAGCCGACCGGCGTTGGCGGGGTTCTGCTCGACGAGCGTGTTGGCGTCGGTGTCCAGGCCGTACAGCACCGTGCCGGTCGCGGGGTTGGCATCGCTGTTGATGTAGGCCGAGCCCGTCACGCGCGGATTGCGACCGGCGGCGACGTCCATGGGGTCGTACGCCAGCGTGCCATCGATGATCGTCAAACCGGTGTCGACGTTGATGCGGTAGTTCTCGTCGCGCCCGTTCACCAGGCGCAGGCGATCGACGGTGGGGTTGAAGTCCAGGCCGCTCTCGGAGAAGCGGATGTTGAGGTTCTCACCATCGTCGCGCTGGCCGTTGCCGTTGGTATCGGTGAACAGCGTGGAGACGACGGTGGCGGCGCCGGTGGACGGATTCAGCGTGACGACGCGACTCTGGGAGGTGACGCCGTAAATCTGGCCAACACGGTTGACGCCGTCGGACGGGTTTAGGTCGCTTGGCCGGTGGTCGATGCCGAGGAGCGACTCGCCGGCGCGCAGGCCGGTGATCGCACGGTCGGAGAGGATGACGCCGGGGTTGTCCACGTCGAACTGAATTACGCGGTCGTTCGTCTGCAGGCCGACGGCGGCGGCGCTGAGCAGTTGGCGTCCCTCGAGCGATTCAGCAACGACAGCGCTGCGGGCGCCGTTGCGTATTTTCGATGACTTCCGGGCCATAACGTCCTCCTTCAGATTCAGCGGCTCGCGCCCTCAGGCAGAGTCCAACACAAACGCGTCGGACGATCGCTCTACCGTCGCGTAGCGACGAACGCACCGTGGACCGTATACCCTACGCCTCGCTTTGTCGGATAGATGTGAAAACCGAAGGAAAAAGTGAGACGCACGATGTTAGTGCAATGGTCGCGGCCCGTGCGGGGCTTGTCGATCCGGTTGGCGGCGCTACACTTGGGGCATGTTTACAGGCATTGTTGAGAAGACCGCACGCGTGATGGCGATGACGCCTGGGCCGAAGTTTGTACGGCTGGTGATTCCCGACGACTACCACGACGTCGCCCATGGCGAGAGCATCGCGGTCAACGGGGTCTGCCTGACCGTCGCCGAGCTGGCGAAGG encodes the following:
- the cysN gene encoding sulfate adenylyltransferase subunit CysN codes for the protein MTQTEAVEDINTYLARHQRKELLRFLTCGSVDDGKSTLIGRLLHDTKGIYDDQLAAVRRDSAKHGTTGAGEVDLALLTDGLKAEREQGITIDVAYRYFSTDKRKFIIADTPGHEQYTRNMATGASTCHLAIILIDARHGVQSQTRRHSFIVSLLGIKHVIVAINKMDLVGFSQSRFDEIMEEYTGFVVKLGIPDVRFIPMSALAGDNVVEKSERMPWYYGPSLLQHLETVHIASDRNLAEMRFPVQHVLRPNLNFRGFSGMVASGIVRKGDEVVALPSGRRSKVRSIVTYDGELEEAFSPQSVTLTLEDEIDVSRGDMLVHPTAPPHVSAQIEATVVWMSEKPFVPGRTYNFKQTTRTVTGEIAEMRAAIDVNTLERRPATQLAMNEVGHVLLSLSQPIAYDAYKINAGTGSFIIIDRLTNGTVGAGMILERSESRGGDLWGQTPVAGQLKTRSSQVGTADRESRLKQKGATVLIYGLPSAGKASLAYALEKALFDAGHLVTVLYGPDMRQGLSRDLGHTADDRSENLRRSSEVAKILNDSGLLCIAAFVAPHDAVRAKAKEVVGPDRFISVYLSAPVEACRARDTSGAYRMADEGKLTQFPGVSATYEPPTDADLVLPTHEMPVEECVTKILDLLKARGFIG
- a CDS encoding lysylphosphatidylglycerol synthase transmembrane domain-containing protein, whose translation is MQPAVKKWLKFVLRWGVAVLGVWFVVRNISLYDQVRVQDPQTGRPVAVHLLEPATEHDQTFKLADDAPAGMPAVVPRDQLVARSQYDRLEIITDSAGRRTVDVLGLKVPADRSVAVSKWPLLVSEPRSLLTRFLGKVEGEVWTVSPSRVVGSYSHDLLSYPLIDVGLINVVKHADHSILWLAIAIFPLNYLITSFRWKLLLGALEIPIGAARAFQINMVGAFYNTFMPGSTGGDLLKAYYAAKHTVHRTRAVLSVVVDRVVGLLALVLMGGTVAGVKALSSGDWNDPVTRKCLQVAGGSAAIITVVILGLAVYYVPLLRRALGLSYLVRHLPMQRHLAGVREVVQLYGRRPGLLVGVLAMSLPVHAITVISAMAAGEAFGLPIKPGYYWVVVPVVTLAGALPVSPQGAGVMEFFAYLLMRGQSATVADALILTMSLRFVQVFWNLLAGVFVLRGGYRAPTVTEASELSGDEPVGVAKA
- the cysD gene encoding sulfate adenylyltransferase subunit CysD, yielding MTSYTLTHLKQLEAESIHIIREVAAEFQNPVLLYSGGKDSACLTHLARKAFYPGRVPFPLLHIATTWDFRELLEFRDQYCRDCDLPLSVYTNEEALATGVNPFDYATPQYSAHMQTQALVQALKKGKHDAAFGGARRDEEKARAKERVYSFRDRAMQWDPKNQRPELWNLYNGRLGAGESIRVFPLSNWTELDVWEYIRAESIPLPPLYFAKERPCVDRGGQWIVVDDDRMRLEPGERPVMRVVRFRTLGDYPLTGAIESTATTVADIIQETLLERRSERQGRLIDHDEAGSMEQKKREGYF
- a CDS encoding VOC family protein; the encoded protein is MLQRVDRILLRVPGLESAVRYYRDVLGMKLAKQERSIASFSLGDDSAELVLHADPDLPGEAIYFRVDDVRAMYRDRAKLKLTFSSPPVQVSRGYRATAKDPFGTVLLLLDRTADSPVAGASAPIEDAKAAGGGLFGGVEATQAPKRETLVTLYTEIGRTADDLPYTPQFEKLYRGYVASYADPKPTRAETWRHLLNQRKAGKLPKLGESKSIPPDISPEDQKRLRQMLGDDLGRRDRLPYSSRFDEIVDAFNKTQTRALSPHFVWRLVARLGKKN
- a CDS encoding DUF4394 domain-containing protein, with protein sequence MARKSSKIRNGARSAVVAESLEGRQLLSAAAVGLQTNDRVIQFDVDNPGVILSDRAITGLRAGESLLGIDHRPSDLNPSDGVNRVGQIYGVTSQSRVVTLNPSTGAATVVSTLFTDTNGNGQRDDGENLNIRFSESGLDFNPTVDRLRLVNGRDENYRINVDTGLTIIDGTLAYDPMDVAAGRNPRVTGSAYINSDANPATGTVLYGLDTDANTLVEQNPANAGRLKTVGALRTAAGPVESGFRSGFDVLTLADGFNVGYASITIGSSPNSSLYEVDLTNGAMRSNGIIGGSADPRSLRALTIRPGSGDLDGPRDAASALAVGLQTDNRLIRFDAANPSVIFSDSAITGLRAGELVVGIDYRPSDLNAADGVNRIGTLYGVTSESRIITLDASTGAATVVAALYTDTNANGQRDDGENLNVRFSESGVNFNPTVDRLRLVNGRDENYRINVDTGLTIIDGPLVYGPTDSAAGRNPRVTAAAYINNDADPRTGTALYDLDTDANTLVEQVPANAGTLTTEGQLRTSDGPLEAGAISGLDVLTRADGFNVGYAALTIGGSPITQLYEIDIVSGALRSNGVVGGAASLILQNRTLRDVSIVLGSGDDGRFSSTPIDA